ATCTGCCCCTGTTTGCGAACCGGACGGATAAATCAGGAACACTCTTTTCACGCCATAGCCCACCGCATATGCCAGTAGCGGCGCCACGTCCTGCTCCGGTATGTGGGTCCAACGTTTACCGGAGCGCACCCGGTCCCACTGCAGATTAATCAATGACAGCAAACTCCCTTGCTTATTGGAGACAAATACATCCGGTTGCAATGGTACATGCTCCCGACTGCCCATCGAATCCTGTGCTAAAAATTTCTTAGGTCCTTTAAACTTGAACTCCAGAAGGTTTCCCAAACGACTGTTGCGCAGACGGGAAGTCATCGTTTCCTTGAACAAGGAATGCATATGGAAGGCAAAACACAGTGATTTCAGAGAACCACTGCGCGCATCCACCCGACTATGAGACAATAGTCTGCGGCAATGCGCAAAAAGCGTTTCATAACGGCTTGAGTGTCTATCAAAATTCAGGTTTTGCCACGGAATAGACTCTAAAGGTTGGTTGGAAACTGCAGAAAAAACACGCAATAGCTCGGTGACTTTGCGCCGTATTCGCCCCGCCACCGCCAAATGCAGAAACAAAGTTAACATCTGTTTTAACAGCTGATTATAGGCATTATCCACGCTAAGCTCGTCGAACTCACAAACCGACATACCGGACGAGTGGCCGCTTTGCAATTGCTTATCCAGCAACAAGCGCCCTTTCAGCAGCTTCAGCTCGCCGTGATGACTCACATATGAGCGAATCATGCCTTTGCGAATCTGGTACTGTAGATCCTCACAAAACTGGAAAATATACCGATCAAAAAAACTCAGGCTATGCAACCCGGCTGGCCGGTACACCGGCGATTGGGAGGGGTAGTAACCCGCCGCTCGCAGCATCTTTATCGTAACGTCTCTGGAAATTTGCTGTGAAATTTTGTCTCCGGCCAACTGCGGTAAAACTTCCACCGCACAACCCTCAAAATAGAAGAACCCGCAGCGATTGAACGATAAGCGATTAAAACCCCAGTGAACGGCCTCAGCCGGAAAAAGGTGTTCATGTACCAACAGGGCCTGCGCATGATGCGTGGATAAGGTTTTTTTACCGGCTATGGGTCGGTCCTGCACCAGGATAGTTTCACCTTCACGTACCTGCAAACTGTGCATTTGGGTGCTTAATGCTTCAAATTAAATACTGTAGATTTTCCGAATAGCAGCGGGACTGAAATCCTGCTCCCGAACCACCCAGTATTCGATTTGATCATCATAATCATTGTAATCCGCACCCAATGCTTCCTGCTCCCTGACGACTGCGTGGCAAACAATTTGCGGTTCAATTTTTTCACCGTCTGCATCCACATCTCTAAATACCAACTGCAAACGGTGCCAGTCGTCATAAAAGTACTCCTGCAGCAACGGCAGGATCTGAGTCAAAAACACCTGTTTCAAATCAGCAAACGTTTTCACATCGGTAAAATACGCCTGCCCCAACATCTGATCGCGATGTAAAAGAAACCGCAGCCGCTTGTTCAGCGCGTTCAACAAAGTGCGCAAATCAATCTCGCCACCTTCCCCGTCGTCTATCGCACCACTGCCATCACCACCTCGAATCACCGAAGAATCCGGAATCATTTCCAAAAAATTGAATCGACGTCGCAATGCTGAGTCCAGCAAAGCGATAGATCTATCCGCAGTGTTCATGGTGCCGATGATGTCCACATTTTTCGGTACGCTGAATTTTTCTCCGGAGTATGGTAACGCCACTTCCAATCCAGCGGACAAACTGCCATCTGCAGCATAAACTGCCCGCTTGTCCTGCTCTATAAGAGTAATCAATTCACCCAGAATCTTAACCACATTGCCCCGATTGATTTCATCAATCAAAACAGCATAACGGTGAGCCGGATCATGACGGGCTCTGCGACAAACGTCCTTGAACACACCATCCTTAACTTCGTATTGCACCCCATTGCTGCCGCTGGTTGGACGAATCCCTTCCACGAAATCTTCATAACTATACGACTGATGAAAAGTCACCAGTGCATAGCGTTTATGAGCCCCGTCCTCATAATCCTTAAGATACTGCGTTGTTAGTGCGTGGGTTTTACCGGTGCCGGGCGGTCCGTAAATTATCAGATTTTGAGCGTCCGCAATGTCCTCAGGTGCCACCCAAGAATCCATAGGTCCGTGACTCGATAGGTTGCGAACCACTTGAACTACCGAACTTGATGCCACCGGTACAGATTCGCCGAGTCCATCAGAGTCTGCATGCGACATCAGCGATGCCCGTGATGCCTGCAGTGCATCCCATATTCCGGGGTTCGCGGAGCGGGCCGATGCGGCTGCCTGCATAGGCTCCTGCAACACCAGATCCACCTCAGTTTCCGGCTCAGCCGAATCAACCGGCACCTGAGGCTCAATGGAAACATCCGCACCAAGATCGAACTGAGAATCGGCGGTGATCGCGGCCGACTCCACCATTGGTTCCGTTTCCGGCTGTGGCTCTTGTAATGTAAAACCAGGATCTTCCTGCAAAGAGCCTTTGTTGTCGCTTAGCGCGAGTGAAACTGGCTCCGGCTCCTCACGCCCAATAGTGTCGAGTATTTCCGGTTCTACTGCGGATACCTCTGGTACCTCTGGTACCTCTGATACCTCTGATACCTCTGATACCTCTGATACCTCTGATACCTCTGATACCTTTGATACCTCGGCTAATATTTCTTGCGGGGATGGCTCAGCTAACACCAACTCCTCTTTTTCCGCGAGGGACTCAAAATCCATTTCCGGGGTTGAGGATAGCTCCCCATCACCATACCCATCCTGGGCGTCCGATTCCGCCTCAGCTAAATCTGATGACTCCTCCACTGGTGCAACAACCGGTTTTTGCTGCAAATACGCGTCATAACATTTCAGTACGGCATCCAGATCTTTTAAAATTTGCAGATCAATAGGCACCTGATTTTTTTCGTAAAATTTGTACGCAATTGTGGATGCCGCAAAATCATCGGCAACCGAAATGTCTTTACTAACAACAATATTGCCGTCCACCTCAAATCCATAATTTTGTAACAATTCGCAATCATGCCGTAATCGGGCGGCATTTTCTGCAAGCAAATCCCTGCCGTACGCCTTGCCTTTTTTCTCAATCATGGTTGCCAGACCCTGATTTAGGGTTAAATACGCCCCCGACATATCTTCAGCCAACAACAGAAATACAAACACCCCCTCTCGGATGGTATGGGTTTCTCTCTCGTCTCGGAAGAGTATGCCCGGAACACGGGCCCATTCTTGTTCGCCAATGTATTTTTCCACATGTAAAGTAGCTCGACTTTTTACCGGGAGTTTGTCCCGAAACAAGCCTTCAACCGCTTCAAACAACCAACTGAGGCGATTGTCCTCATGAAATGGCTCTCTGGAAATATCTGTTTTGTAGGAATCCAGAATTTCCTCTAAGCCCTGTTGGACGAACCTGATTTTCACGCAAAACCTCGTGTAGTACCAAAATAAAGAAAAGGGAAATAAAGCAATGCACTGGAATGTGCAAAAGTTATACCGAGATGAAAAACAGAAAGAAATCTGGAAAAAGGAGGATGGTAAGACTAGGTAAAGCTGAGGATCGGGCCGGTAAGTGAACACTTACCGGCCACCAGGAATTCTCAGCCGGGTATGACTTTGGAAGCCTGCGGTCCTTTAGGACCAACCTCAACTTCATAGGTTACCGCTTGCCCTTCCGTAACCGTTTTAAAACCAGTGCCTTCAATCGCGGAAAAGTGCAAAAACACATCAGCGCCCCCGTCAGATGGAGCAATAAAACCGAAACCCTTGGCTTCGTTAAACCATTTAACTGTACCAGTTGCCATGAAAACTATCCTCAAAAAAATTTTAATTTATTAAAATTGCAGAACTTGGGAAATAACCAGGAGATACCGGACGGAACTGCTGAAAAGACCTTTAGCACTTGCAATTTGGATTAACTATAAAACCAACCTGAATTGGAAATACACAACTATAATAATTACTTCCGTGGCTGATGTCTATATCAGAAGGCTTCTCGCTCGCTGAACACTCCATGGCGCTTTGCTACGGGTGTACTTGCTGAAAGCGCTGCAGGCCGGTGCTGCGCGTGCGGTGCTGAAAAGTTTACACAAATCGGCAAATCAACCAACACTTGACTTCAGGACCCACAATACAAGCTATTTTTCTTGATCAATCATAGACTTATACCCTAAGCTATGAACTCAAAACCCGGTATTGTGGTAATTTTTCACATTTAAAAATACCACCCCACACGACGGATGCAGACGGCAGCAGCGTTTTTAATAGCAAAGGAAAACGTGCTTACACTTACAGATAAGGGTTTACATTGTGAAAAAACATATACTTACCATTTTCGTGGCCACAGCTTTGGGAGCCGTTCTACCAGCCCAAGCGGGCTCCGGCCAAGGAAGATTTATGCATTTTTTCGATTCCAACCAGGACAACGTGGTTACTTTGGACGAATTCAATGCTGCAGCTATCAAACGTTTTCAACAAATGGACGAAAACAGCGACGGTGTGGTCACCACCTTGGAATTCCGTAACCATATGAGCGATCGCCGCGCGGAAATGCGAACCCATCGCTTTAAAGAAATGGACACCGATACCAGTCACACACTGTCCAAATCGGAGTTTGTGGAGTTCCAGCGGCAACGGGCGGAAAAACGTTTTCAACGCATGGATATCAACGGTGACGGGGAGTTGAGCAAGGAGGAATTTGCCCAGGCCAAGCATCGCAAAAAACACTTTGGCGGCAAAAACCCACGTAACTTTCTGTTTCAGAAACTGGATTTGAA
The window above is part of the Gammaproteobacteria bacterium genome. Proteins encoded here:
- a CDS encoding McrC family protein, which codes for MHSLQVREGETILVQDRPIAGKKTLSTHHAQALLVHEHLFPAEAVHWGFNRLSFNRCGFFYFEGCAVEVLPQLAGDKISQQISRDVTIKMLRAAGYYPSQSPVYRPAGLHSLSFFDRYIFQFCEDLQYQIRKGMIRSYVSHHGELKLLKGRLLLDKQLQSGHSSGMSVCEFDELSVDNAYNQLLKQMLTLFLHLAVAGRIRRKVTELLRVFSAVSNQPLESIPWQNLNFDRHSSRYETLFAHCRRLLSHSRVDARSGSLKSLCFAFHMHSLFKETMTSRLRNSRLGNLLEFKFKGPKKFLAQDSMGSREHVPLQPDVFVSNKQGSLLSLINLQWDRVRSGKRWTHIPEQDVAPLLAYAVGYGVKRVFLIYPSGSQTGADSFNICVKGAEVDVVVMYVDVAADELECQYFEELLY
- a CDS encoding DUF3578 domain-containing protein, with amino-acid sequence MKIRFVQQGLEEILDSYKTDISREPFHEDNRLSWLFEAVEGLFRDKLPVKSRATLHVEKYIGEQEWARVPGILFRDERETHTIREGVFVFLLLAEDMSGAYLTLNQGLATMIEKKGKAYGRDLLAENAARLRHDCELLQNYGFEVDGNIVVSKDISVADDFAASTIAYKFYEKNQVPIDLQILKDLDAVLKCYDAYLQQKPVVAPVEESSDLAEAESDAQDGYGDGELSSTPEMDFESLAEKEELVLAEPSPQEILAEVSKVSEVSEVSEVSEVSEVSEVPEVPEVSAVEPEILDTIGREEPEPVSLALSDNKGSLQEDPGFTLQEPQPETEPMVESAAITADSQFDLGADVSIEPQVPVDSAEPETEVDLVLQEPMQAAASARSANPGIWDALQASRASLMSHADSDGLGESVPVASSSVVQVVRNLSSHGPMDSWVAPEDIADAQNLIIYGPPGTGKTHALTTQYLKDYEDGAHKRYALVTFHQSYSYEDFVEGIRPTSGSNGVQYEVKDGVFKDVCRRARHDPAHRYAVLIDEINRGNVVKILGELITLIEQDKRAVYAADGSLSAGLEVALPYSGEKFSVPKNVDIIGTMNTADRSIALLDSALRRRFNFLEMIPDSSVIRGGDGSGAIDDGEGGEIDLRTLLNALNKRLRFLLHRDQMLGQAYFTDVKTFADLKQVFLTQILPLLQEYFYDDWHRLQLVFRDVDADGEKIEPQIVCHAVVREQEALGADYNDYDDQIEYWVVREQDFSPAAIRKIYSI
- a CDS encoding cold-shock protein produces the protein MATGTVKWFNEAKGFGFIAPSDGGADVFLHFSAIEGTGFKTVTEGQAVTYEVEVGPKGPQASKVIPG
- a CDS encoding EF-hand domain-containing protein encodes the protein MKKHILTIFVATALGAVLPAQAGSGQGRFMHFFDSNQDNVVTLDEFNAAAIKRFQQMDENSDGVVTTLEFRNHMSDRRAEMRTHRFKEMDTDTSHTLSKSEFVEFQRQRAEKRFQRMDINGDGELSKEEFAQAKHRKKHFGGKNPRNFLFQKLDLNGNGEITAEESLRAWTDWFKRIDANSDQLVTAEEVKNYRANKWKVK